One window from the genome of Lacerta agilis isolate rLacAgi1 chromosome 16, rLacAgi1.pri, whole genome shotgun sequence encodes:
- the ANP32B gene encoding acidic leucine-rich nuclear phosphoprotein 32 family member B isoform X1, producing the protein MDMKKRIHLELRNRTPPDVQELVLDNCRSNEGKIEGLSGEFINLEFLSLINVGLTAVLNLPKLPKLKKLELSDNRISGGLDVLAEKLPNLTHLNLSGNKLKDISTLEPLKKMDSLKSLDLFNCEVTNLNDYRESVFKLLPQLTYLDGYDQEDKEASDSDAEVDGVDEEDEEEGEEEDEEEEEDGEEEEFDEEDEDEEGEEGEDEEDEISGEEEEFGRDGEEEEEDEEEEEDEDEEDSGKGEKRKREADDEGDEEDD; encoded by the exons atggacATGAAGAAGCGGATCCATTTGGAGCTGCGGAACAGGACTCCGCCGGAT GTCCAAGAGCTTGTTCTTGACAACTGCAGATCAAATGAAGGCAAAATTGAGGGGCTGTCAGGAGAGTTTATCAACTTGGAGTTTCTTAGTTTAATAAACGTTGGACTGACAGCTGTCTTGAATCTCCCTAAACTCCCGAAGTTGAAAAAG CTTGAACTCAGTGACAACCGGATTTCTGGAGGTCTTGATGTATTAGCAGAAAAACTTCCTAACCTCACACATCTAAACCTCAGTGGAAACAAGCTGAAGGATATCAGTACCTTGGAGCCATTG AAAAAAATGGACTCTCTGAAGAGCCTTGACCTGTTCAACTGCGAGGTAACAAACCTAAATGACTACCGAGAGAGTGTCTTCAAGCTTCTTCCTCAGCTCACCTACCTGGATGGATATGATCAGGAAGATAAAGAAGCTTCTGACTCAGATGCTGAAGTAGATGGCGTTGATGAGGAAGACGAGGAAG AAGGtgaggaagaagatgaagaagaagaggaagatggtgaggaggaagagtttgatGAGGAAGATGAGgatgaagaaggagaagaaggagaagacgaGGAAGACGAAATCAGCGGAGAG gaggaagagtttggacgtgatggggaagaggaggaggaggacgaggaagaagaggaggatgaaG ATGAAGAAGACAGTGGGAAAggtgaaaagagaaaaagagaagcagatgaCGAAGGGGATGAAGAAGATGACTAA
- the ANP32B gene encoding acidic leucine-rich nuclear phosphoprotein 32 family member B isoform X2, which produces MDMKKRIHLELRNRTPPDVQELVLDNCRSNEGKIEGLSGEFINLEFLSLINVGLTAVLNLPKLPKLKKLELSDNRISGGLDVLAEKLPNLTHLNLSGNKLKDISTLEPLKKMDSLKSLDLFNCEVTNLNDYRESVFKLLPQLTYLDGYDQEDKEASDSDAEVDGVDEEDEEGEEEDEEEEEDGEEEEFDEEDEDEEGEEGEDEEDEISGEEEEFGRDGEEEEEDEEEEEDEDEEDSGKGEKRKREADDEGDEEDD; this is translated from the exons atggacATGAAGAAGCGGATCCATTTGGAGCTGCGGAACAGGACTCCGCCGGAT GTCCAAGAGCTTGTTCTTGACAACTGCAGATCAAATGAAGGCAAAATTGAGGGGCTGTCAGGAGAGTTTATCAACTTGGAGTTTCTTAGTTTAATAAACGTTGGACTGACAGCTGTCTTGAATCTCCCTAAACTCCCGAAGTTGAAAAAG CTTGAACTCAGTGACAACCGGATTTCTGGAGGTCTTGATGTATTAGCAGAAAAACTTCCTAACCTCACACATCTAAACCTCAGTGGAAACAAGCTGAAGGATATCAGTACCTTGGAGCCATTG AAAAAAATGGACTCTCTGAAGAGCCTTGACCTGTTCAACTGCGAGGTAACAAACCTAAATGACTACCGAGAGAGTGTCTTCAAGCTTCTTCCTCAGCTCACCTACCTGGATGGATATGATCAGGAAGATAAAGAAGCTTCTGACTCAGATGCTGAAGTAGATGGCGTTGATGAGGAAGACGAGGAAG GtgaggaagaagatgaagaagaagaggaagatggtgaggaggaagagtttgatGAGGAAGATGAGgatgaagaaggagaagaaggagaagacgaGGAAGACGAAATCAGCGGAGAG gaggaagagtttggacgtgatggggaagaggaggaggaggacgaggaagaagaggaggatgaaG ATGAAGAAGACAGTGGGAAAggtgaaaagagaaaaagagaagcagatgaCGAAGGGGATGAAGAAGATGACTAA